The Panthera tigris isolate Pti1 chromosome E3, P.tigris_Pti1_mat1.1, whole genome shotgun sequence genome segment CATCGCCTGGTTCCCGGCAACCGGCCGGGCACACCGGGGCTGACCACAGCTGGCTGCGTGGAATGAGCTCCCTCCTCCTGTGGCTCCTGgggtctctctcctgctcccggCCTGctccagcaggctgcccctcccccaggacctGTGCCTATTCTAGAAGCCTCCAGACATATGCCTGCCCACCTGAGCATCCGACGGTCAGAATCCATACCGGTTTTGGGGAGAGAAGCAGGTCCCCTCCTGTCCTGAAGCCCAGCTGGTCACGGGGCACCATCTGCCCTGTCCCCAGGCAGGCAGCAGCGGGGCTGGTTTCTGGGGCGGCGGTGGGCGGGGAGAGACCAGCCCAGGAAACCTTGGCACTtgcacccccaccctccttcGGCAGTCTGTCTACTCAGTGCCCTGCAAGCGTCTTTTCAATCTGTCCGTCCTCTCCGCTCCACCCCCATGGCCACGCCTGGGGTCCAGGCCGCCACCGCTTCTCCCCTAGGTCCTTGGGTCAGCCTCCCCCGCACCTCCACGCTCCCAAGACGGCGACCCTTCGGTCCAAACGATAAGACCACATCGAAGCCCTGCTTCAAACCCCCATCGCCCCGGAGAATAGCCCGAGCAGCCTCCCATCTACACTCCGTGTGCCTCCACACCGGTATGAGAACAGCCAGAAAACCATGGTTCCGTAATCTCCCCAAAACCTGGGCACCACGCAAAGCTTGCCACAGGAGCATGGACACCTGAGGTGCGGCCCCCAGAACGCTGTCCGGCACGGACAGTAGTGGGTGGGTGGCAACCGTGACTCCGTGGGTCTCACCAGGCACGTGCTCCGTGGAAGAAGCGGGATCCGAAAGAACGAGGACGCCACTGACACGAAATAAGCAATCAGGCAAAACTATCGTACGGCGACGGGTGTCGGGGCTGTGGTAACCTGGAGGGGGACGAGGGCGCTGGACGTGGTCTGCTTCAGCTGGGTGCGGGCCGCTGTGTGTGAAAATCGGCTTATTTTGCACAGGGACACGGGTGCACACTCTGCAGGCATGGCACCTGCACTGAGACGTGTTTCCTGAAGCAACAGCCTTTGCgtacacacacaaaacccactCATCTGCACACATAACGAAAGAGAACGCCTCACTTATGACGGCCAAAAATAGAAGTTTCCTAGGCGAGCAgagttcagtaggttaagcatctgacttcagctcaggtcacgatctatctcatggttcgtgggttcgagccccgcgtgggactctgtgctgacagctcagagcccggagcctgcttcagagtcggtgtctccctctctctgcccctcccctgcttgtgctctgtctctgcctctcagaataaaaaaaaaataaacatttaaaaaaaaagaaagaggggtgcctgggtggctcagtcggttgggcatccgacttcagcccgggtcacgatctcgcggtccgtgagttcgagccccgcatcaggctctgggctgatggctcagagcctggagcctgcttccgattctgtgtctccctctctctctgcccctcccccgttcatgctctgtctctctctgtctcaaaaataaataaatgtttaaaaaaaaaaaaaatttaaaaaaaaagaaagaaagaaatttcctaGGCGAAAACAGAACGAACCTTCCCGTGGCTCCCCACCCTTCAGAAGCCCACACGCACGTTCTCAGAGCGGcacacctcctccaggcagccctcccaAGGCCCCCACACCACAGCAGCACCTCCTCTGAGCTCCCACAGCTGCACGCACACAGGGCTGTCTTGCCACGCCATCACTGTCCTGTCACAGATGTCCATCCACCAGCCAGACCCTCGGGGTCCAAACGCCCACGGTCACCCGGCCACACAGTACGCATTCACCAACCATGAGTGCAATGGCTCAGCCGCCTCCCCAGACTTGTAGAGCATGGCCTGAAgctttttcccccaaaatttttcaaatgtctatttatttttgagagagaaggcggggggggggggggagagtgtgcaggggaggggcagagataggaagacagaggatccaaagcgggctccacactatgagcacacagcccagtgtggggctcagactcacgagccatgaggtcatgacctgagtggaaatcaagaactGGCTGCTtagcctgactgagccactcaggcgccccgggTGTGGCCTGAAGcttagtgtttctttctttcagaactttCCGGATTTACTACTAAATCAAGGTGGAAAACCCCGGGTCACTCGCTGGGGGAGTTTAAAACTGATACAACGTGCGGTGATCTGGCAATAGTTAACCAAATTACAAAGGTTCACTCCCTGCCGCCCAGGAGTCCAAGTCTCGCATTTATCAGACAAAGATCGGGCTTGACCACACAAAGCTGCTGTTTTTGTAGGTCAGAAAAGGCCGCGTCTCAGCAATTCATACGATTGGAGCCAACATATCCGTGCGTGTGTGCTAAATGATACACAAACAACAAGATTCACTGAGGTTCTATCTCTCTTGGCAAAGGGGTGGACCGTCCCACTGCCATAAATACCCACACACAGGGGACGGCCAGGAAACAGTATGCTGctgcagaaagaaataaaagactgggaaggggcgccggggtggttcagtcagttaagcgtcctccaacttgggctcaggtgatgacctcgcggttcgtgagttcgagccccgcgtcgggctctgtgctgacagctcagagcctggagcctgcttcggattctgtgtctccctctctctggtcctcccctgacactcacgctttgtctccctctctctcaagaataaacaaacatttttaaaaacttaaaaaaaaaaaagaaaagaaaaaagaaaagattgggaaaatcttggggcacctgggtggcatagtcagttaagcagccgactcttgacttcggctcaggtcatgatcccgtggttcatgagttcgagccccacgtcaggctctgcgatcacagcacagagcctgctttggatcctctgtctccctctttctggacCTCTCACGCTcgcacactctcactctctctctctccctctctctcaaaaataaatcaacgttaaaaaaaaaaaaaaaaggccgcaCTTCAATGTACTAATGTAGAGAGGTGTCCCCGGCAACATTACCGAGAACAAATGCGATTTGCAGTTTGTATGGTATCCTTCCCTTTTGCTCTAAAAGTTGGAGGAAAAATAGaagtataaacatataaatttacAACATCACTACGCACGTATGTACGTGTGCACACATTTGCTCTTTTAGCACAAAGTAACTCTggaaacacacacaagaaactgGTAATACGTAGTTGCTTCTAGAAGGAGAATGGGCAGAGGGCATCTTTTTACCCACACCCTTTTGTGCCGAGCCAGCATGTCACCCAGCCAAATACAAAAAGgaattcagagaaaagagaagaagccaGCCCTTCCCGGGAACGGCACACAGATGCTCACCAGGGCGCGTAGGAGGCCGCTATGAAGAAGTAGATGACCATGCGGTCGAACATGTGCAGGCAACGTTCCACCATCCTGGAGCAGAgaagggtcagggtcagggtcagggtcagggtcagggccCCAGAGCCACGCCCTGGACAAACATGCTTCCCCGCAGGTGGGGAAGAGTCCGGGCTGGGGGCGGGCTCACCTCTACCCAGCCACGACCCTTGGGCTTCCGGGTCCCCATCTGTGAGTGACCAGAGTAGTGGTTTTCAAACCAGTCTCCCCATGACCCTGGGGGTTGAATGGAGAACCCCTGCAGGTCTCTCGGAGGACCCCCCTTCTCCTGAAGGGTAAGGATGGACCCCCTCGCCTGCACTTGAATCACGGCAACTCtgcattttggctttttttttttttttttttagtttatttatttattgagagagacacacacacgtgtgttcacataaaaaagagaaagagaggcgagcaggggaggggcagagagaggcgggggggggggggggggggagagaattccaaacaggctctgggttcgtcagcacagagccggatgtggggctcgaactcatgaaccacgagatcatgacctgagccaaaatcaagaatcagacccttaactgactgaggcactcaggcgcccctgcattttggCTTTATACACTGGGCTTTTCAAAAGATTTCAAATGATGAACGAATTTGGTGGttaaaacaaaatgcaacacCAACAAAACCATGTGCCCCCCGCCAAAAACTATGTGCTCCCTCCGACCTCAAAGACCCTCTGGGTCCTGGCATCCTGGTTCAgatccaggctctggagccagaaggcctgggttcgagtcccaacCTTACCACTTATGGACTGTATGACCTTGACCTGGCTCCTCACCATCTCTCAGCCTCGGCTCTCTCATCTGTCAAGCAGGGAGGATATCCGCAGCCTGTCACGGGCTGGCCGTGAGGGTTAAGTGAGTTGGTACTTTGCACGTGTAAGAAGAAGTACTCAACAAACACTGGCTGTTTTTGTTGTGACCTCACGTTGTGGTAGCCAACCTCCAAAATGGTGCCCGAAGAGCCCCACCTTCTGGTAAGCCCACCCATGTGCAGCCCCCTCCCACGATGAATAAGGCAAACACATGTAACCAACAGGGGGCTGCGGAAAGGATGGAGTGTGATTTCTGAGTCTAGATCCTAAAAGATATTATCACCTCTGCCTTGTCCTCTTGGAACACCAACTTTGGGAGAAATGAGCCACATGTCTGTGGAGAGGCCCATGTGGGAAGCACTGAGCACCCCGTAAACATCCAGCAGCAACCTGCCAACCAGGTGAGGGAGCCACCTTGCAAGCggctccagccccagtcaagccttcagatgagagcAGCCCCGGGGCCCAGCACCTTGACTCCCCCAGAGATGGAGAACCACAGCCGGGCAGTTAAGCTCCTGAAATCCTGACTCCGAAGCTTCGAGAGATAGCCAAGGTTTCCAGTTACTCAAAACCTCTGCGATTTAGGGTCATGTGTTACAGAGCGATAGGTAACTAATACAAGGCGTGGTTCTGTCCAGCAAACTTCAGCTCTCAATAAATCCGACCAGGGATTCTACATATGGTTTAACTTCACGTCTCCCTAGAAATAAAAGCGGTAACAACAGCTAGTCCGTATAGGGCAGGGACCATAAGCAGAGCACTGGTCTAAGCAATTTGTGACCAATAACTCTTTAATCCCGCCTAGAAGATAGGTACTATTATGTTCATCCACTCCGTGACAGACGTGGACAGCCACGGGCAACACAGTGACACCACTGGTTATGCGGGCAGTGACTTCAACACACAAGAGGACACACAGTATGGCTGCTTTATATGAGGTCCCCAGAGGAGTcagattcacagagacagaaggcaggatggggggtgccaggggctggcggaggggtggggagtgagcGTTTAAAGGGGACAGAGCTTCAGTTCCGGAAGatgaagaaagttctggagatgctGGTGGTGACTGCACAGCCATGTGACTGTGTTTAATGCCCCTGAGAGGGACCCCTGAGACTGGTCAAGATAGTCAATTTACATTATGTGTATTCaccacagtgtttttaaaaattaaaagcaaagaggggcgcctgggtgggtcagctgctgaagtgtccgacttcagctcaggtcatcacctcgcggttcgtgagttcgagccccgcgtcaggctctgtgctgacagctcagagcccggagcctgcttcggattctgtgtctccctctctctctgaccctccccacttgtgcactctctctctctgtctcaaaaataaataaacattaaaaaaatcatagaacataaaaattaaaagcaaagaaaaaattaattcattaattaaaaaataaaaattaaaagcaaagcaaaagtataaaaatgggagactggggcacctgggtggctccgtaggagaagcgtctgacttcagctcaggtcatgatctcgcagttcgtgagctcaggccctgcatcgggctctctgctgtcatcacagaaccctcttggggtcctctgtccccctctctctctgccactcccccacatgtgctctctgtccctcaaaaatgaacattaaaaaaaaagaggggtgcctgggtggctcagtcgattgagcatctgacttgtgacttcagctcaggtcatgatctcacggttcaggggattgagccccacatcgggctctgcgctgagcttggagcctgcttaacattctctttgtccctctccctgctcactcgcgctctctctctccaaaattaaaaagaagaagaagaaaaaatagtagtaaccaataaaaataaatacaaacccCAGACTAACGCCTACACCACAGAACTACTGAAGAGATCAGGGGTGATGTCTGCACAGGACCCGGAACCCAGGGTGGTGCCCACAAGGGTCAAAGGTCATTCTGACGGTTCGAGGATCTCTCGGAACGACCCTGGGAGCCGGGGGCTGGCTCTCCGAGGTGCCCACAGGGGAGCAAACGAGCCTCATGTGGGTGAGGTGATCTACCCAGGCGGGATCCGACCCCAGCCCGCAGAGGCAAAGATCACCGCCCCGGGCCCCTTCTGGCTCAGCCAGCCACGCCCCCTGCCCTGGCCACCCCGCCTGGCACACACCCCTCCCGTGGGCCAGGCGGAACGCACCTGAGGTGTCTCTTCTTCCAGGAGATCGTGTGGAACACGGTGGACACCACGAACAGCCCACAGAGGCCGAGGCCGTAGATCCAGGCAGAGATGGTCTCCCAGTCGTCATCCGACAGGAAGTAGAGGTTGGAGCTGCCGAGGATGCTGGGAATGATCCAGAGCTGGAAGCAGAGTGGAAACAGGTGTTGCAGGACCAGCCTCCCGTGTGGAATCCGGGGAGGGACGGAGACCCCGAGCCTCCTTGGGCACGCCGCCCACCCATTTCTCTAGATCCACGCCGCCCATCGGAACCTCCCTCCGAGGTGGTAACGTCCCAGACCCCCACCGTCCGATACGGGAGCCACCAGGCACCAGCGGCCACTGAGCACTCGAACCGTGACTGCAGCAGTGAGGCAGcgaatttttaattctatttcgtGGCGATCGATCTCAGTTTGTTTCAGCAGCCCACGGAGCCAGCGGCCACCACATGGGGCAGCACAGCCCTAGAGAAGGTCACGGTACACACGTAGTCCCCGCCTCCTGAAGAAAACGTCCCTCCCCACCAGGTCCGCCTGGAAAACCCCTCACTCGATCACTTCCCGAGAGAAGTCTAGAACTCTCCGAAGCACTGGGGGCGGGGAGTCCCAGAACGTGTGCCCAATTCTGTGTGCCGGGAGCACTGTTTCTAAAGAAAGGGTCTCTGGCAACACCAGTCAACGGAAGGATAACACCGGTCCCAGAGGTCATTTGAGACGTTCTGGCAAGCCacgtttttaaaaggaaaaacagacgGAGTTAATGTCAATACTTTATCTGTTCAGCCCGACAGGTCCACAAGACCACGTAATTAACATACACATTTTGAGGAGACATTTTACATCCTGTCTTTCCTGCCAGGTCTTCCCGAGTCGGTGCGTATGTCGCACGCACAGCACGTCTCCAATCAGACGAGCTGCACGTCAAGTGCGCAACAGCCACACGGGGCCAGTGGCTACCGAGCTGGACAGGGGAGGTCTAGGTCTTTCGTTATTCTCAAAGGGATCCACTGCCCAGAGGATTTCTTAGGCGAGGCTGGGGTGGAGTCGGTGAATATTCCAAGCAGCCGGAACATCGTTTGCAAAGGCATGGAGGTGTACCTTCTATCCAGGAAACGGCCCATTCAGGTGCTGGAGCCTGAGGGGAAGAGCGTGGCAGTGGGAGGTGGGCCGACACATGAGCTAAGACCTGCCCGGGAGCTCGTAATGGAGTCCAGATGCCGTACAGGTactagggagccactgaaggttcGAAGAGCAAAAAGGGAGGCCTGCTCAGCACCACAGTCCAGTTTCCCCAAATGGCCTTCCCTCCAGATCCCACTCACTCTTCCAAGGGCCATAGAGGACTTGATGTCAGCGGGGACATCACCGTGGAATGGAGATGTTGAGTCTCGCCAAGGGCAAAGAGCCTGCCTCCCCCTGCACCTGGAAGCGTCCCCCTCTCAGCTCCCGGCCCCCCAAAAGCCAACTCACAGCATGGGTGGCACAGTTGGCTGCATGTTCGTACTCGGTGGGCTGGTACCTCTTGTGGGCGGGGACTCGGTGGTTCATGAACCTGGAACGAGAGACATAATTCTTGGAAGCTGGGCCAGGAAGCCGGGAGCAGCTGTGGTCACAGGATCCCCAGGAGGCCTGAAGACCAGGTCCCTCTCAGTGGGAAAAaagatccctcccctcccctcccctccccatcgcccctcctctgcctctccctcccttctttcccacccccttttccctcccaccttcctccccctgctccccctctttcctatcttcctcctcccctccccctccctcttcgccttcccatctccctcctccccctccccctcccttcctcttacACTTTGTTTGGACTACCCAATACTTTGTGCCTAACCCCCAGTGTGGCATTTGTTGCACAACTTTGCTAAATACAGCGTTCTCTCCATTTCCTGTTGCTCATTTTCCTTACTGACACACAGACAGCTCCCCATGGGCACAGCCCAACCCATTCTTACTCGCACACCCGCCAGAATAACCACCACCCGGGAGGGGGCCGAGCTCAGAAAGCGCCCTTAGGCCCCCTCCCAGTGACTCTCTTCCCTCAAGGAAACCGCCCTCTGACACTGTCCTCATAGATTAGCTTGGCCTGCTCTTGAACTTCCCATCAATGGGATCACACAGCACAGACCcttctttgtctggcttctttggctGCGAGACTCATTCATGTCGCTGGACGCAGTGATGGACCGTGTTCATCGCCGTACGGAATTCCACACACAATTATGCCCCCCATCTACTGGACGTGGactttccagtttggggccatCGTGGGGAACTCTGCCTCGTGACCACCGGTGTGC includes the following:
- the MMD2 gene encoding monocyte to macrophage differentiation factor 2 isoform X5, giving the protein MFAPRLLDFQKTKYARFMNHRVPAHKRYQPTEYEHAANCATHALWIIPSILGSSNLYFLSDDDWETISAWIYGLGLCGLFVVSTVFHTISWKKRHLRMVERCLHMFDRMVIYFFIAASYAPWLNLRELGPWASHMRWLVWIMASVGTVYVFFFHERYKLVELLCYVIMGFFPALVILSMPVMSIICR